The Citrifermentans bemidjiense Bem genome window below encodes:
- a CDS encoding tetratricopeptide repeat protein, protein MSKENLLTVAVALIVGMLGGYIIFNVAGNKNLPSNAAVPQGTGSPTDYQRRIVEAEKIVAQDPKNLQAWSQLGNDYFDTDQPQKAVNAYGKVLELDPNNVNVMTDQGIMYRKIGWYDKAIANFEKAQAIDPKHLQSLYNLGVVYYMDLKQYDKAKAVWTKYLQFDSTSPTAQQIKNDMANLTQMPGSFKK, encoded by the coding sequence GTGAGCAAGGAAAATTTACTCACCGTAGCAGTGGCTCTGATCGTCGGCATGCTCGGCGGCTACATCATCTTCAACGTGGCCGGCAACAAGAACCTTCCTTCCAACGCGGCTGTGCCGCAGGGAACAGGTTCCCCGACCGATTACCAGCGGCGCATCGTCGAGGCCGAGAAGATCGTGGCTCAGGACCCGAAAAACCTGCAGGCATGGTCCCAGCTCGGCAACGACTACTTCGACACCGACCAGCCCCAAAAGGCGGTCAACGCCTACGGGAAGGTGCTGGAGCTCGATCCCAACAACGTGAACGTCATGACCGACCAGGGGATCATGTACCGCAAGATCGGCTGGTACGACAAGGCGATCGCCAACTTCGAGAAGGCTCAAGCCATCGACCCCAAGCATCTGCAAAGCCTATACAACCTGGGCGTGGTCTACTACATGGACCTGAAGCAGTACGACAAGGCCAAGGCGGTCTGGACCAAGTATCTGCAGTTCGACTCCACGAGCCCCACCGCCCAGCAGATCAAGAACGACATGGCGAACCTGACCCAGATGCCTGGGAGCTTCAAGAAGTAG
- the secF gene encoding protein translocase subunit SecF, with product MELLRNTNIDFMGLRKISFIISGIVAIVGILGVIAIGRGTANMGIDFSGGIAMQVKFNQPVTTQGVRDALSKGGIHEVELQEITGGNQILVKMHKSEKSAQNVEDALKQNLAGNAFTVESSTEIGPSIGEKLKKDTLIAVALSMLGIILYIAWRFDFKFGVGAVVATMHDVLAMIAVFYVLHKEVNILLITAVLTIAGYSLTDTVVVFDRIRENMHKSLKDPMFVIFNRSINETLSRTIITSVTTFLSAVSLYLFGGEVINDFAFALVIGVLVATYSSIFVASPIVALWEKSSETPEAKAA from the coding sequence ATGGAACTTCTGAGAAATACCAACATAGATTTCATGGGGTTGAGGAAGATCTCCTTCATCATCTCCGGCATCGTCGCCATCGTCGGCATCCTCGGCGTCATCGCCATCGGGCGCGGCACGGCCAACATGGGGATCGACTTCTCCGGCGGCATCGCCATGCAGGTGAAATTCAACCAGCCGGTGACCACGCAGGGCGTGCGCGACGCGCTTAGCAAGGGTGGCATCCACGAAGTCGAGCTCCAGGAGATTACCGGCGGCAACCAGATCCTGGTCAAGATGCACAAATCCGAGAAGTCGGCGCAAAACGTCGAGGACGCGCTCAAACAGAATCTGGCCGGCAATGCCTTCACCGTGGAAAGCTCCACCGAGATCGGCCCCTCCATCGGTGAGAAACTGAAAAAGGACACCCTGATCGCCGTGGCGCTCTCGATGCTCGGGATCATCCTCTACATCGCCTGGCGCTTCGACTTCAAGTTCGGTGTGGGCGCCGTCGTCGCCACCATGCACGACGTTCTCGCCATGATCGCGGTCTTCTACGTGCTGCACAAGGAGGTCAACATCCTCCTGATCACAGCGGTCCTCACCATTGCCGGCTACTCGCTGACCGACACCGTCGTCGTCTTCGACCGTATCCGCGAGAACATGCACAAAAGCCTCAAGGATCCGATGTTCGTCATCTTCAACCGGAGCATCAACGAGACGCTTTCGCGTACCATCATCACCTCGGTCACCACTTTCCTGTCTGCTGTTTCCCTCTACCTCTTCGGCGGCGAGGTAATTAACGACTTCGCCTTTGCGCTCGTAATCGGCGTGCTGGTGGCAACCTATTCATCCATTTTCGTCGCCAGCCCGATCGTCGCGCTCTGGGAGAAATCTTCGGAAACGCCGGAAGCGAAGGCGGCCTAA
- the secD gene encoding protein translocase subunit SecD translates to MKGYTWRISLILVFIIASFVYLTPTLVDTLPSWWSGLLPKDKIHLGLDLQGGTHLVMGVETEKAVEGSLDLIATDLEDSLTQQNLRYKSIARVGNDKVQLTLYDRSSADTAQALIKKKYPDMQTLPATDEGGFIGMQVRINEKEAQVRKDRAVAQALETIRNRIDQFGVSEPVIQREGLTNIVVQLPGIKDPKRAIDLIGKTARLEFKLVDETINAATATASGLPADDELLYEKKTDATTGAVSETPIVVKRKAIITGDLLTDAQIRIDSQYNQPYVAIDFNSTGARLFDQVTAANVGKRFAIVLDNNVYSAPVIRERISGGSAQISGSFTEKEAADLAIVLRAGSLPAPVKILQNVTVGPSLGKDSIHKGLMAGLIGVLLVVGFMAIYYKICGMVANFGMVLNILFLMGALSALGATLTLPGIAAIVLLVGMSVDSNVLIFERIREELRLGKTPHAALDSGYDKAFLTIMDSHVTALITAAVLFQFGTGPVKGFAVSLSLGIIINLFTSLVSTKVIFDAYLERAHVKRLSI, encoded by the coding sequence ATGAAGGGTTATACCTGGCGCATCTCTTTAATTCTCGTCTTTATCATCGCCTCGTTCGTCTACCTGACGCCGACGCTTGTCGACACGCTCCCCTCCTGGTGGAGCGGGCTGCTCCCCAAGGACAAGATCCACCTGGGTCTCGACCTGCAGGGGGGTACCCATCTGGTAATGGGGGTCGAAACCGAGAAGGCCGTCGAAGGGTCGCTTGACCTGATCGCGACCGACCTGGAAGACTCGCTTACCCAGCAGAACCTCCGCTACAAGAGCATCGCCCGCGTCGGCAACGACAAGGTGCAGCTCACCCTGTACGATCGCAGCAGCGCCGACACAGCACAGGCGCTGATCAAGAAGAAGTACCCCGACATGCAGACCCTCCCCGCTACCGATGAAGGGGGCTTCATCGGGATGCAGGTCCGCATCAACGAGAAAGAGGCACAGGTGCGCAAAGACCGCGCCGTGGCCCAGGCCCTTGAGACCATCAGGAACAGGATCGACCAGTTCGGCGTCTCCGAGCCGGTGATCCAGCGCGAGGGGCTGACCAACATCGTGGTGCAGCTCCCGGGCATCAAGGATCCCAAGCGCGCCATCGACCTGATCGGCAAGACCGCCCGCCTGGAGTTCAAGCTGGTGGACGAGACCATCAACGCCGCCACCGCCACCGCTTCCGGCCTTCCGGCGGACGACGAGCTCCTCTACGAGAAGAAGACGGACGCGACGACCGGCGCGGTCTCCGAGACCCCGATTGTGGTCAAGAGGAAGGCGATCATCACCGGCGACCTCCTGACCGATGCCCAGATCCGCATCGACTCCCAGTACAACCAGCCCTACGTCGCCATCGACTTCAACTCGACCGGCGCCCGGCTCTTCGACCAGGTGACCGCGGCCAACGTCGGCAAGCGTTTCGCCATCGTGCTCGACAACAACGTCTACTCCGCCCCCGTGATCCGCGAGAGGATCTCCGGCGGCAGCGCCCAGATCTCCGGTTCCTTCACCGAGAAGGAAGCGGCCGACCTCGCCATCGTTTTGCGCGCAGGTTCGCTCCCCGCGCCGGTCAAGATCCTGCAGAACGTAACGGTAGGACCTTCCCTGGGTAAGGACTCGATCCACAAGGGGCTCATGGCCGGTCTCATCGGCGTTTTGCTGGTGGTCGGCTTCATGGCGATCTACTACAAGATTTGCGGCATGGTCGCCAACTTCGGGATGGTGCTCAACATCCTCTTCCTGATGGGTGCTCTCTCCGCGCTGGGCGCTACGCTCACCCTCCCGGGCATCGCCGCTATCGTCCTTCTGGTAGGCATGTCGGTCGACTCCAACGTCCTCATCTTCGAGAGGATCAGGGAGGAGCTGCGGCTCGGCAAGACGCCGCACGCGGCGCTCGACTCCGGCTACGACAAGGCGTTTCTCACCATCATGGACTCGCACGTGACCGCCCTGATCACCGCGGCAGTGCTCTTCCAGTTCGGCACCGGCCCGGTCAAGGGGTTCGCGGTCTCCCTGAGCCTCGGTATCATCATCAACCTTTTCACGTCGCTCGTCTCCACCAAGGTCATCTTTGACGCCTACCTGGAGCGTGCCCACGTGAAGAGACTCAGCATATAA
- the yajC gene encoding preprotein translocase subunit YajC, whose amino-acid sequence MFGVAVANAAQDAGAQAGGMMAQFQGLIPLVFMFAIFYFLLIRPQQKKAKEHRALLDALKKGDQVVTAGGMHGKVTALDDQVVTLEIAPGVNVRINKGYIASIKQD is encoded by the coding sequence ATGTTTGGTGTGGCGGTTGCAAATGCGGCTCAGGACGCGGGCGCGCAGGCAGGAGGGATGATGGCGCAATTCCAGGGGTTGATCCCGCTGGTATTCATGTTCGCCATTTTCTACTTTCTGCTGATCAGACCCCAGCAGAAGAAGGCCAAGGAACACAGAGCGCTTTTGGACGCCCTGAAAAAAGGGGACCAGGTAGTGACCGCCGGCGGCATGCACGGCAAGGTGACGGCCCTCGACGACCAGGTGGTGACCCTGGAGATTGCCCCCGGCGTCAACGTCAGGATCAACAAGGGTTACATTGCATCTATCAAGCAGGACTAG
- the tgt gene encoding tRNA guanosine(34) transglycosylase Tgt: MAAISFELIKKDPGSLARLGSLTTTHGSIQTPIFMPVGTQATVKAMTPEELVEVGSQIILANTYHLYLRPGHELIARLGGLHRFMHWDRPMLTDSGGFQVFSLGELRKISEEGVNFRSHIDGSRHFISPEVSIAIQEALGADIAMCFDECPPYPAEYSYVQKSLELTTRWAQRCKNAHQRPDQALFGIVQGGMHPELRRESAKQITDIGFDGYALGGLSVGEEKEVMHRMMHECSDILPENSPRYIMGIGAPEDLVEAVNAGFDMFDCVMPTRNARNGALFTSFGRINIKAAVFAEDQSPIDPACSCYVCRNYSRAYLRHLYRSQEILASRLNSWHNLHYFLDLMAQMRAAIGRGEFSSFRKDFYAARSQQL, from the coding sequence TTGGCAGCTATCAGCTTCGAACTCATAAAGAAGGACCCGGGCTCTCTGGCCCGCCTAGGCTCTCTGACAACAACGCACGGCAGCATCCAGACCCCGATCTTCATGCCGGTCGGCACGCAGGCGACGGTAAAGGCGATGACGCCCGAGGAACTGGTCGAGGTAGGCTCCCAGATCATCCTCGCCAACACCTACCATCTGTACCTGCGCCCCGGCCATGAACTGATCGCGCGCCTGGGCGGCCTGCACCGCTTCATGCACTGGGACCGTCCTATGCTCACCGACTCCGGCGGCTTCCAGGTCTTTTCCCTGGGGGAATTGAGGAAGATCTCCGAGGAGGGGGTCAACTTCCGCTCCCACATCGACGGCTCCCGGCACTTCATCTCGCCCGAGGTCTCCATCGCCATCCAGGAGGCGCTGGGCGCCGACATAGCCATGTGCTTCGACGAATGCCCCCCGTATCCGGCCGAGTATTCCTACGTGCAGAAGTCTTTGGAACTCACCACCCGCTGGGCGCAGCGCTGCAAAAACGCGCACCAAAGGCCGGACCAGGCCCTTTTCGGCATCGTCCAGGGGGGGATGCACCCCGAGCTTAGGCGGGAGAGCGCCAAGCAGATCACCGACATCGGTTTCGACGGCTATGCCCTGGGGGGGCTCTCCGTCGGCGAGGAGAAGGAGGTCATGCACCGTATGATGCATGAATGCTCCGACATCCTCCCCGAGAACTCCCCGCGCTACATCATGGGGATCGGCGCACCCGAGGACCTGGTGGAGGCGGTGAACGCCGGCTTCGACATGTTCGACTGCGTCATGCCGACCAGAAACGCGAGAAACGGCGCGCTCTTCACCAGTTTCGGCAGGATCAACATCAAGGCGGCCGTCTTCGCGGAGGACCAGTCCCCGATAGACCCCGCCTGCAGCTGCTACGTCTGCAGGAACTACAGCAGGGCGTATCTGCGCCATCTGTACCGCAGCCAGGAGATACTGGCCTCCCGGCTGAACAGCTGGCACAACCTGCACTACTTCCTCGATCTGATGGCGCAGATGCGCGCCGCCATCGGGCGCGGCGAGTTCTCAAGCTTCAGGAAGGATTTCTACGCGGCGAGGAGTCAGCAATTGTAG
- the queA gene encoding tRNA preQ1(34) S-adenosylmethionine ribosyltransferase-isomerase QueA, whose protein sequence is MFLSDFDYELPPELIAQHPASRRDASRLLTLDRLSGAIGEATVASIAAQFLPGDLLVLNDTRVIPARLHGHKESGGAVEIFLVRRVAGEPECWSCLIKASKSPKNGCRVVFPGGVTATVLERDGGDWRVLFEGSDDFMAWLEQTGSMPLPPYIKRAPEGEDLERYQTVFAREKGAVAAPTAGLHFTPAILDEIRGRGVEIVSVTLHVGLGTFMPIRVEDLSEHTMHRELYRIPQETAAAIRRTKERGGRVVALGTTSLRALEHAAASGEVAAGEREADIFILPGYRFRVVDALITNFHLPKSTLFMLVCAFAGKEAMLEAYREAVSRRFRFFSYGDAMFIG, encoded by the coding sequence ATGTTTCTTTCCGATTTCGATTACGAACTTCCACCGGAGCTGATAGCGCAGCACCCGGCGAGCCGCAGGGACGCCTCCAGGCTTTTGACCCTTGACCGCTTAAGCGGCGCCATCGGCGAGGCAACCGTGGCCTCTATCGCCGCGCAGTTCCTCCCGGGCGATCTCCTGGTCTTGAACGACACCCGGGTCATCCCGGCGAGGCTGCACGGTCATAAGGAATCGGGGGGGGCTGTAGAGATCTTCCTGGTGCGCCGGGTCGCAGGGGAACCGGAGTGCTGGAGTTGCCTGATCAAGGCCTCCAAGAGTCCCAAAAACGGTTGCCGAGTGGTGTTTCCCGGCGGGGTGACCGCCACGGTGCTAGAGCGCGACGGCGGCGACTGGCGGGTCCTCTTCGAGGGGAGCGACGACTTCATGGCATGGCTGGAGCAAACCGGCAGCATGCCGCTTCCACCCTACATCAAGCGGGCCCCCGAAGGTGAGGACCTGGAGCGTTACCAGACAGTGTTCGCGCGCGAGAAGGGTGCCGTAGCCGCCCCGACAGCCGGGCTGCACTTCACCCCGGCGATCCTGGACGAGATCAGGGGGCGCGGCGTCGAGATCGTCTCCGTCACCCTGCATGTGGGGCTTGGGACCTTCATGCCGATCCGGGTGGAGGACCTCTCCGAGCACACCATGCACCGGGAGCTTTACCGGATCCCGCAGGAAACCGCCGCCGCGATCCGCCGCACCAAGGAGCGGGGGGGTAGGGTGGTGGCCCTGGGAACCACCTCGCTCAGGGCGCTGGAGCATGCGGCGGCCTCAGGGGAAGTAGCAGCCGGCGAGCGCGAAGCGGATATTTTTATCCTTCCCGGTTACCGGTTTAGGGTTGTCGACGCGTTGATAACAAATTTTCATCTCCCCAAATCGACTCTCTTTATGCTAGTGTGCGCATTCGCCGGGAAGGAGGCGATGCTGGAAGCCTACCGCGAGGCGGTTTCCCGGCGCTTCAGGTTCTTCAGCTACGGCGACGCCATGTTCATCGGTTAA
- a CDS encoding SpoIID/LytB domain-containing protein: MSLFRALIILVICLAAGGSVAAMRPETVRVALSKGVDSVRIDGSGVLLTDGRGEPLDLEMPLEVKRSFSGVSVNGKSVDRLIAVAPGRLSVNGKGYRAVVEVSPAQKGLLVVNDLPLEEYLVGLINCEISSAWPMEAVKAQAVIARSYAVYQMQARRGAPYQLESSVMDQVYEGADVEDSRAARGVEETAGQVLTYEGKTIQAFYHSNCAGHTENSKNVWGMSIPYLQGVACLYCGESNPIKWELKLPLKKVESALRAAGYQVAGIRECRVRGRNDSGRVQDVLVDSSRSKVAVPGVAFRKALGYGAVKSTNFELRQSGDELLVVGSGSGHGVGLCQWGAKGRAIEGFDYREILSYYYPGVKLAGGYGR, encoded by the coding sequence ATGAGTCTCTTTAGGGCGTTGATCATACTGGTAATTTGCCTCGCGGCCGGCGGCAGCGTGGCGGCGATGCGTCCGGAGACGGTCAGGGTCGCCCTCTCCAAGGGTGTCGATAGCGTCAGGATCGACGGCTCCGGCGTCCTTCTGACGGACGGCCGCGGCGAACCTCTCGACCTGGAAATGCCCCTTGAGGTGAAAAGATCTTTTAGCGGCGTGTCGGTCAACGGCAAGAGCGTCGACCGCCTGATCGCCGTGGCTCCCGGCAGGCTCAGCGTCAACGGCAAGGGTTACCGCGCTGTAGTGGAAGTGAGCCCCGCGCAGAAGGGGCTTTTGGTGGTGAACGACCTGCCGCTGGAGGAGTACCTGGTTGGCCTCATCAACTGCGAGATCTCCTCGGCCTGGCCCATGGAGGCCGTGAAGGCGCAGGCGGTGATCGCCCGTTCCTACGCCGTTTACCAGATGCAGGCCAGGCGCGGGGCTCCCTACCAGCTGGAGTCGAGCGTCATGGACCAGGTCTACGAGGGGGCGGATGTCGAGGACAGCCGTGCTGCCAGAGGCGTCGAGGAGACCGCCGGCCAGGTGCTCACCTACGAAGGCAAGACCATCCAGGCCTTCTACCATTCCAACTGCGCCGGGCACACCGAGAATTCCAAAAACGTCTGGGGGATGTCGATCCCGTATTTGCAGGGAGTCGCCTGCCTTTACTGCGGCGAGTCCAACCCCATCAAGTGGGAACTGAAGCTCCCCCTGAAGAAGGTTGAGTCTGCGCTCCGTGCGGCGGGGTACCAGGTGGCGGGGATAAGGGAGTGCCGGGTGCGCGGCAGAAACGATAGCGGGCGCGTGCAGGACGTCTTGGTCGACTCCTCCCGCAGCAAGGTAGCAGTCCCAGGCGTCGCCTTCAGGAAGGCGCTCGGCTACGGCGCCGTGAAGAGCACCAACTTCGAGCTGCGCCAATCGGGTGACGAGCTTTTGGTCGTCGGTTCGGGTTCGGGCCACGGCGTGGGGCTCTGCCAGTGGGGCGCCAAGGGGCGCGCCATCGAGGGGTTCGATTACCGCGAGATACTCAGTTACTACTATCCGGGCGTGAAGCTTGCGGGCGGGTACGGTCGATAG
- a CDS encoding HD domain-containing phosphohydrolase: MFNSLKMKILTLVALILVLIISSVAYLNFQQQKEMLHEIANRNTSVLIETIKSSVANAMLSGRSDEVGSIFERIKSREFVKSIRIVDAEGKILISADRAEVGSKIPELGEKQSQSRNMTLFPSQGVFVSYARIFNAPQCFRCHPAGKESLGLLEIKLSLDYMNGFISRERDLAVFSSLLLVLLTVATIFIFLVIYVEKPIRRLIRCMQQVEGGDFRQEINLTSSLEMQTLAKSFNHMVRTLASLMESTVAHERELARAQEKLAFHRETHQLNGRLEEQIREIENLNVNLEERIEEIEEANYKIADLAGELEDKNTNLEKAVAKLSTLYRLGLAINSTIEVEDLYQLVVKTTMDTLQAQVGYIILYDALHGDLKVINLVGHRNPNVQAMRVPMKPSSVSSWVIQNCKPLLITDIAQMPEFDPVSPLGFERKTLICAPLMVKDEMIGTLAVVNKLDNTVYNHEELELLSTIAAQASIAIKNAMLYDEQQKTYLNTIQALVSAIEASDSYTRGHSERVTRFSLALARKLELPQNRLKVIERAAILHDIGKIGIDLSLLHKEALLTSEDVAELQQHPTIGMKILEPIEFLYDVRLCIGQHHERYDGTGYPNRLRAEELLLESRILAIADAFDAMTSDRPYRKALKLEVAIAELAENSGSQFDPALVPIFIKLLKTPNFLPQREETPGLNVVPFPGKPAGGPLTSVGP, translated from the coding sequence ATGTTCAACTCCCTAAAGATGAAGATCCTAACCTTGGTGGCCCTGATACTGGTGCTCATCATCTCGTCTGTCGCCTACCTCAATTTCCAGCAGCAAAAGGAAATGCTGCACGAGATCGCCAACCGGAACACCTCGGTACTGATCGAAACCATCAAAAGCAGCGTGGCGAACGCGATGCTCTCCGGCCGCTCCGACGAAGTGGGGAGCATCTTCGAGCGGATCAAGTCCAGGGAGTTCGTCAAATCCATCAGGATCGTCGACGCAGAGGGAAAGATCCTCATCTCGGCTGACCGCGCCGAGGTCGGGAGCAAGATCCCCGAGCTGGGCGAGAAGCAATCGCAGTCGCGCAACATGACCCTTTTCCCTTCCCAAGGGGTCTTCGTCTCCTACGCCCGTATCTTCAACGCCCCCCAGTGCTTCAGATGCCACCCGGCCGGCAAGGAAAGCCTGGGGCTTCTGGAAATCAAGCTCTCCCTCGACTACATGAACGGCTTCATCTCCCGCGAAAGGGACCTGGCCGTCTTCTCCAGTCTGCTCCTGGTCCTTTTGACCGTGGCCACCATCTTCATCTTCCTGGTCATCTACGTCGAGAAGCCGATCCGCAGGCTGATCCGCTGCATGCAGCAGGTGGAGGGTGGCGATTTCCGCCAGGAGATCAACCTCACCTCAAGCCTTGAGATGCAGACTCTCGCCAAGAGCTTCAACCACATGGTAAGGACCCTCGCCTCCTTGATGGAATCCACCGTGGCGCATGAGCGGGAGCTGGCACGGGCGCAGGAGAAGCTCGCCTTCCACCGCGAGACCCACCAGTTGAACGGCAGGCTCGAGGAGCAGATCCGCGAGATCGAGAACCTGAACGTGAACCTGGAGGAGCGGATCGAGGAGATCGAGGAGGCGAACTACAAGATCGCGGACCTTGCGGGGGAGTTGGAGGACAAGAACACCAACCTGGAGAAGGCGGTGGCGAAACTCTCCACCCTGTACCGGCTCGGGCTCGCCATCAACTCGACCATCGAGGTCGAGGACCTGTACCAGCTGGTGGTGAAGACCACTATGGACACCCTGCAGGCCCAGGTGGGATACATCATCCTTTACGACGCGCTCCACGGCGACCTGAAGGTGATCAACCTGGTCGGGCACAGAAACCCCAACGTCCAGGCGATGCGCGTGCCGATGAAGCCCTCCAGCGTCTCCAGCTGGGTGATCCAGAACTGCAAGCCTTTGCTCATCACCGACATCGCGCAGATGCCGGAGTTCGATCCGGTCAGCCCCTTGGGCTTCGAGCGCAAGACCCTGATCTGCGCGCCGCTCATGGTGAAGGACGAGATGATCGGCACCCTCGCCGTGGTCAACAAGCTGGACAACACGGTCTACAACCACGAGGAACTGGAGCTTTTGTCAACCATCGCAGCGCAAGCCTCCATCGCCATCAAAAACGCGATGCTCTACGACGAGCAGCAAAAGACCTACTTGAACACCATCCAAGCGCTGGTTTCCGCCATCGAGGCAAGCGACAGCTACACCCGCGGCCACTCCGAGCGGGTCACCCGCTTCTCGCTCGCCCTGGCGCGCAAGCTCGAACTGCCGCAGAACCGGCTCAAGGTGATCGAGCGTGCGGCCATCCTGCACGACATCGGCAAGATCGGGATCGACCTCTCCCTTTTGCACAAGGAGGCGCTCTTGACCAGCGAGGATGTGGCCGAGCTGCAGCAGCACCCCACCATCGGGATGAAGATCCTGGAACCTATCGAGTTTCTCTACGACGTGAGGCTCTGCATCGGCCAGCACCACGAGCGCTACGACGGCACCGGCTACCCGAACCGACTGCGCGCCGAGGAGCTTCTTTTGGAGTCGCGCATTCTCGCCATCGCCGACGCCTTCGACGCCATGACCTCCGACCGCCCCTACCGCAAGGCGCTGAAGCTGGAGGTCGCCATCGCGGAACTGGCTGAAAACAGCGGGTCCCAGTTCGACCCCGCCCTGGTCCCTATCTTCATCAAGCTCCTGAAGACACCCAACTTCCTGCCGCAGCGCGAGGAAACCCCGGGGTTGAACGTGGTTCCTTTCCCTGGCAAGCCTGCCGGCGGACCCCTGACCTCCGTTGGCCCTTGA
- a CDS encoding ABC transporter ATP-binding protein → MSPLLEIEGLCTEFAQKSGVLRAVRGVDLSMEPGETLALVGESGCGKSITAASVLRLVPPPGRITAGSIRFKGIELLHLSEDRMREIRGNRIAMVFQDPMTSLNPVFTIGYQVAEGLRVHRGLDKKQAEREAAAILSEVGIPAPMERMKDYPHQLSGGMRQRVMIAMALALRPELVIADEPTTALDVTIQAQILELLDRLMAEHRMGMILITHNLGIVAERADRTAIMYAGEIVESAPTADLFANPLHPYTRGLLASLPESGKPGEKLATFAGNVPDLKGEFTGCPFRERCPIGEERCTKHMIEMKEAGPGHLVRCLKAP, encoded by the coding sequence TTGTCGCCTTTACTTGAAATAGAAGGGCTCTGCACCGAGTTTGCGCAGAAGTCCGGGGTCCTCAGGGCCGTGCGGGGGGTCGACCTCTCCATGGAGCCGGGGGAGACCCTCGCCCTGGTCGGGGAATCCGGCTGCGGCAAGAGCATCACGGCGGCCTCGGTGCTGCGCCTGGTCCCCCCTCCGGGTAGGATCACGGCAGGCTCGATCCGCTTCAAGGGGATCGAGCTTCTGCATCTTTCCGAGGACCGGATGCGGGAGATCAGGGGAAACCGGATCGCCATGGTGTTCCAGGATCCCATGACCTCGCTGAACCCGGTCTTCACCATCGGCTACCAGGTGGCTGAGGGGCTCCGGGTACACCGCGGGCTGGACAAGAAGCAGGCCGAGCGCGAGGCGGCGGCGATCCTCTCCGAGGTAGGCATACCCGCCCCGATGGAGCGGATGAAGGACTACCCGCACCAGCTAAGCGGCGGCATGCGGCAACGGGTCATGATCGCCATGGCGCTCGCCTTGAGGCCGGAACTGGTGATCGCCGACGAACCGACCACCGCGCTCGACGTCACCATCCAGGCCCAGATCCTCGAGCTTTTGGACCGGCTCATGGCGGAGCACCGGATGGGGATGATCCTCATCACGCACAACCTCGGTATCGTCGCCGAACGCGCCGACCGGACCGCCATCATGTACGCCGGCGAGATCGTCGAGAGCGCCCCCACCGCGGATCTCTTCGCCAACCCGCTGCACCCCTACACCCGTGGGCTCTTGGCCTCCCTCCCCGAGTCCGGGAAGCCCGGCGAAAAGCTCGCCACCTTCGCCGGAAACGTCCCGGACTTAAAGGGCGAGTTCACCGGCTGCCCCTTCAGGGAGCGCTGCCCCATCGGCGAGGAGCGCTGCACGAAACACATGATCGAGATGAAGGAGGCAGGCCCGGGCCACTTGGTCCGCTGCCTGAAAGCGCCATGA
- a CDS encoding ABC transporter ATP-binding protein — MTAPLLQAEKLVKRFPVRGGFLAEKRELTAVAGVDLEIFPGETLGVAGESGCGKSTVARLLTGLIPPSEGSIRYGGRELFAMNREELAQYRREVQMIFQDPFSSLNPRMRVAQIIGEPLDIHGIGTPSERRERVARLMERVGLPPEALSRFPHQFSGGQRQRIGIARALAVSPRLIIADEPVSALDLSIQAQIINLLQEVKKDLGLSFLFITHDLSVLRHLSDRIVIMYLGRIVESGSRDDVLSKQLHPYTEALLSAIPSIDPQKKSRHVVARGELPSPLSPPSGCPFHTRCPYAEAICSEERPELLEKEPGHRAACHFSKRIYRS, encoded by the coding sequence ATGACCGCGCCCCTGTTGCAGGCCGAAAAACTGGTCAAGCGCTTTCCGGTGCGCGGCGGCTTCCTGGCTGAGAAAAGGGAGTTGACCGCCGTAGCCGGCGTCGACCTCGAGATCTTCCCGGGCGAGACGCTCGGGGTTGCCGGGGAATCGGGTTGCGGCAAGTCCACCGTGGCTAGGCTTCTGACCGGGCTCATCCCCCCTAGCGAGGGGTCGATCCGCTACGGCGGCCGCGAACTCTTTGCCATGAACAGGGAGGAGCTCGCCCAGTACCGCCGCGAAGTGCAGATGATCTTCCAGGACCCCTTCTCCTCGCTGAACCCCAGGATGCGCGTGGCACAGATCATCGGGGAGCCGCTCGACATCCACGGCATCGGCACCCCTTCCGAACGGCGCGAGCGGGTGGCCCGCCTGATGGAACGGGTGGGGCTTCCCCCGGAGGCGCTCTCGCGCTTCCCGCACCAGTTCTCCGGCGGCCAGCGCCAGCGCATCGGGATAGCGCGAGCTCTCGCTGTTTCGCCCCGGCTCATCATCGCCGACGAGCCCGTTTCTGCGCTCGACCTCTCGATCCAGGCTCAGATCATCAACCTGCTCCAGGAAGTGAAAAAGGACCTGGGGCTGTCGTTTCTCTTCATCACCCACGATCTCTCGGTGTTGAGGCACTTAAGCGACCGGATAGTCATCATGTACCTGGGACGGATCGTGGAGTCCGGGAGCCGGGACGACGTACTGTCGAAGCAGCTGCACCCCTACACGGAGGCGCTGTTAAGCGCCATACCGAGCATCGACCCGCAGAAAAAGAGCAGGCACGTCGTAGCGCGCGGGGAACTCCCCTCCCCGCTCTCCCCCCCCTCAGGGTGCCCCTTCCATACCCGCTGCCCCTATGCGGAGGCGATCTGCAGCGAGGAGCGCCCCGAGCTTTTGGAGAAGGAGCCCGGCCACCGGGCCGCCTGCCACTTCAGCAAAAGGATCTACCGCTCCTAG